The following is a genomic window from Episyrphus balteatus chromosome 1, idEpiBalt1.1, whole genome shotgun sequence.
TCGGAAATAGGTTCGTGGGAGAACTAGACGATCTAGCGCAGGTGCCAATGGCTTACatgaaaaaattcattgaaagtgCAGGATGGTTCGTATGAGCCAGTCTTTGTTAACCGATAAATAGTTTAGAAACATCAATgcgatttttaaataaaagggaCTCACAGGACCAATAGGCCCCCGTGTATGCAGCAGCTTAGCTGTGCACTACCCTATTTACCTAAcctaaaatgttattttgagtTTTATTTGGTAAGCTATTATTAGCTTAATGTTATAAGCTTAATCAACCGGCTAAGAAGTTTCTTTAATTTCCGTGAGTGAATTTGGTCTTATCACATAAATTGTGCACTTACAgttcacagtacacataatatgtatttatgtgtactgtgcttACAGTTagtaccttttttgtttttttatgatttatttacTGACTAACATTGAAGCGGATTAATTAAAACTGTTATAATTTTCTCTTCAATGAATGTGAAGATCTTGTCTAACTTGATGAACTAGCGGAAAAACTCGCCAAATATGCTGGTGATGAAATAGTCGCCGCATCCAGCATGACATTGCCACCGCCGATTTCTGATATTGGAATCTGATTCGATTTATCAATAGAAAGTAAATTGTCTTTCAATAACTTATTTGTAGGTGTAACAACTAGAAGATTCACGGAGATCAGCAAGGGATGCACCAATTTTGTGTCCAATAGCATCAGCGTTGCTTCTTCATTCTTTTCCAGTGACAGTGAAAATATTTCCGATTTCTGTGTGAAAGTACGTTGACGCTGAGAGTTAATCGATGTTACGCACACTCTTCAAGTATGTatgcattaattaattaaagataaactacaatattttttattctactTACCTTATCATAAATTGACATTTAGTTTGAAGACTTAATAATCGTTCATGTTCGTTCCGATGATGCCGTCTTATACTAAGTACTCTAGAATCAACAATTAGAATTATGTCCAAACCAAAGTTAAAACCAGTCCATCTCCATTTCTGATAACCAGGCTCAAGAAGAATACGACCGCATCGCATACAGTTTTTTAAGAACAAGTCCTTATCTAGTTGGTTTGGTCTATAATATACAAATAATTAAGTTAATAGATGTATTCAAAAgcaattattttgtaaaatgtatcTATCTGATAATAAAGCAATAAAACATTCAAATCagtataataatttaaatttacccAAAAAGTATATTAAAGTTTAAACTACAAACCCTTCTTCTGGCAACTGATCAACATTTAAAATGGCATTCCAATGATTCATTACATGTACATTCAACCATTCTTTTGGGATAATTTTGTCTGCTAGTATAGTCTTAAAGTCCATGTGATGGTTAGTTAAATATTGTGTACGTAAAGCTCGAAATGTTTTTAGGAAGCAATTTCCCTCTGGCGTTTCTAGGAATGAATTTTCATCTTGTCGATTTGCGAAAAAATTTTGCTGGGTGATAGCTTCCTCAGCAGAGCAATTTTCTGGATCATAATTTGGAAATAATATCATGTACATCCATGTTCGAAGTAGAGTATACAAAGAAAACTCAGTTTGCATTACATATAAATCCGGACTTAATATTAATGCAGTCATTAAGTCTATATTGAtttctttaagaatttttgtgtttttgctaTGTATACACAGTAAGTTCGTTTCCAACCACTCAAAAGAAGACTTTTTAACATTCATTGTTCCATAATGACAGGAAGCCTCGTAATATCTGATTGATGTATCTGCATTTATGGTATCAATCATAACTTCTAcacatttttcaattattttatcaaGTTGGAAAAGTGTGGCTGTTGCTAGGATGGAAATAACAGCTTTAGGACCAATTTCAATTTCGTCTGAATACAATGATCCAAAAACAGCATCTAGAGctgaaataaaatgtttaatacaaattaaaaaaatatattttaacttaccttctaaagttatttttgaatctaaaTTTTTGATGTGGACAAAATCCTGACATGATTCTTTCCAAGAACCATTGAACATACTAAAAAAGTAAGGGCTTTGGCATAGGTAGACTTTGTGCAAATGCCAGATGTTTCCCTGTGCCATTACTGATATGTCGAAATTTGTCTGTTCCTTGAAAAGCGCCTGATAAATATATTGCGTTGTAGTAAGGAGtctttttctgttaaaaataattataacaatgtaataaacaaaacaaacattttcaatttattttacttttttggaatttgtaGTTCGATGCAGTTGAGCTCATTTTGTTCATCCTCTAAACCACTGACAAGTTTTCGCTTCCTTCTTCCACCAAATATACTAGCACCTATCCACGAACACTTATCGAGTGGTTCCTTGAAAAATCCAACCATTTGACCCATagccgttttaaaaaatgaaaataataagtaTCAAACAAGCACCAAGTACCAAGTCATATAGTAAtaaggtctgtttaatgaatctgatccgcacacacaaaaaaagaaaagatccgaaaagtaaaagtttttgtgtttcatgaaaaaaaaaaactagcccCACCCCCAACTACCcatcaagcaagaaaactgagttcaacaaagaaactccggcctcagaccgcgaaaatcgggcttgcactcacacacttgcaactttttgtgtatgaacacaaaagtcaaacgagaatcgtggtgaaaaagtgcgaaaaggaaaattgacgaaggaaagacaaagggaacagaaaaacaaagcgtcaacttcattttattttttttcttgcagtgTTTGTGGCGTGTCGTGCCTCGccttgtttaatattaaattatatatattaaatatataatatgtcaaattcacaaatctcattctgagattcgtcaatagaaaacgacataatcattttgtgtttttctggGGAAATCTTCTTCGGCAACCTGACGCCACACCAGCACCCACATACATTCAACATCCACAATTTGTCGAAATACATCGAGTTCTCCTGCCGCTGGCCTTCaccagaaaataataataaaaattgtgtttgtgaaaataaaataaagaaaagaaaaaaaaataaaacagtttcagtgaaaaaaaaaaaaatctagttctgtttttggtcgcaaatgcgaaacgtcataccttttttattcctctctctggtaggttttcgctgctccgactcaggtccgccttcggctccgttttctccattccgagaaatcGGAGCCGAAGTCGGAACGAATGACGTCCGGCATTTTGAAATCGATCGATACTCGAGTATCGAATATGTTTGACATTTCTAGCATAACAAAAAACTCTGTTTATCAATTTTGTtcactgaaattgttttttttttttattttaatgtttttaagatcaaaaaattacaataaatgcaattttaaaataaatattaaaaaaataaatttttttatttgttgttgctgctgttgtttgtGTTTTGGATGTCTAGTATTCCCTCCTTTGTTGATTCCTTTCTTTGTTGATATCTCCTGCTGATTCGTTATTCTATAGAAAGATATTGATTAAACAATGATCAATGATATtaatcttataactttaaacgagctaaaattgtttatatatatgtatatatatatataaatatatataaaattgggatctcggaaacggctctaacgatttcgatgaaattttcagggtttgttcatctaagcgagtaaaaaattttggaagtatttttggaaaaatccgcccactgccacgcccacttttttaacatataagttttttcagaaacggctctaacgatttcgatgaaattttcagggtttgtttatcttagcgagtcaaaagttttgcaagttttttttggaaaaatccgcccactgccacgcccacttttttaacatataagttttttcagaaacggctctaacgatttcgatgaaattttcagggtttgtttatcttagcgagtcaaaagttttggaagttttttttggaaaaatccgcccactgccacgcccacttttttaacatataagttttttcagaaacggctctaacgatttcgatgaaattttcagggtttgtttatcttagcgagtcaaaagttttggaagttttttttggaaaaatccgcccactgccacgcccacttttttaacatataagttttttcagaaacggctctaacgatttcgatgaaattttcagggtttgtttatcttagcgagtcaaaagttttggaagtttttttggaaaaatccgcccactgccacgcccacttttttaacatataagttttttcgggaacggctctaacgatttcgatgaaattttcagggtttgtttatctaagtgagtaaaaagtttggaagtatttttggaaaaatccgcccactgccacgcccacttttttaacatggaatttttttttggtaaccactttaaggatttcgatgaaattttcggagtttgtttatctaagtgagtaaaaagtttggaagtatttttggaaaaatccgcccacctccacgcccacttttttaacatggaattttttttggtaacaactttaaggatttcgatgaaattttaagGTTTTGGTCCCCTAGCcgaataaaatgttttggaaGTACTTTTAGAAACATCCGCTCACAGCTACGCTTATTTTTCTCACATATTAGTTTTTTGGTAATtgctttaaagatttcgataaaattttgagggttttttcctctaggcaaatacaacattttgaaagtattttctcttacattagttttttttcgcggagacagattcaacgatttca
Proteins encoded in this region:
- the LOC129907151 gene encoding protein germ cell-less → MGQMVGFFKEPLDKCSWIGASIFGGRRKRKLVSGLEDEQNELNCIELQIPKKKRLLTTTQYIYQALFKEQTNFDISVMAQGNIWHLHKVYLCQSPYFFSMFNGSWKESCQDFVHIKNLDSKITLEALDAVFGSLYSDEIEIGPKAVISILATATLFQLDKIIEKCVEVMIDTINADTSIRYYEASCHYGTMNVKKSSFEWLETNLLCIHSKNTKILKEINIDLMTALILSPDLYVMQTEFSLYTLLRTWMYMILFPNYDPENCSAEEAITQQNFFANRQDENSFLETPEGNCFLKTFRALRTQYLTNHHMDFKTILADKIIPKEWLNVHVMNHWNAILNVDQLPEEGPNQLDKDLFLKNCMRCGRILLEPGYQKWRWTGFNFGLDIILIVDSRVLSIRRHHRNEHERLLSLQTKCQFMIRVCVTSINSQRQRTFTQKSEIFSLSLEKNEEATLMLLDTKLVHPLLISVNLLVVTPTNKLLKDNLLSIDKSNQIPISEIGGGNVMLDAATISSPAYLASFSASSSS